ccctgcgGCCTCCTCCCGCAACTGCTGTGCCCGGCTGCCCGCCTGCTGCACGCCCTGCGCCCGGTGCTCCACCAGCTCCTGTGCTGTCCGGTACCGGTCCCGAAGTGGCCCCTCCAGCACCTGCTGGGCAGCGGGGCTGGTCAGCAGGATCGCCAGGGGACCCCTGCTAACACTGGTGCCCCCTGATCACCCACCTGCTTGGCCTCGCCAGCCCGGTCCCGCGCAGTGCTGGCCGCCTCCTGGGCACGTGTGGCTGCCAGGCTGTTGTTTGCACGTTTCACCTTCAGGGCATCGGTCTGCCTGTCCAGGAGCCCGATCTGCTCCATGGcacctgccagctgctgctctgcacttcCTGTCTGGGTCTGCATCTGGAGATGGGTGGCATGGGAGTTTGGTGTGGTCGCTCTGATcacaaggtggggatggggtcCCGTGGTCATAGGGATGGGGCTCTTACCATGCTGAGGGCACTCTCGCTGTGCTGGATGTCACCGGCAGCTTGCTGCAGTGCCTGCTCAGCCATGCCCTGGGCTTGCCGCGCCTCCTCCAGCGCCTGCCGCACTGCCTCGGCCGTGCCCCGCACTCCCTCTGCCCGTGACCTGCGGCCACACAGCAAGGCCTCAGCATAGCCCCGGCTGGGGTCCTCGGAGGGATTGTGTCTTCACGTCCCTGGGCTCACCTGGCCCGCTGGGCATCCTGCAGAAgctgcccagcctgctgcaCGTCACTGGCTGTCTGCTCCAGGATGGCATCCACGCTGGCCAGGCTGCGCACCCGCGTCTTGATCTCCTCGGCCAGGCGGTGGATCTGGTCCGGTGCAGCGGGGAGTGACAGCTCCAGTACCCGACTGGCTACCACCTCAATGCTCTCAGGATCAGCCCCCTCCTCTGCAGGTGGAAGCAGTCAGTGTGTTCCCTACAGCACGCCAGGGTGAAGGGGGCAGGCAGACCAAAGGGCAGAGGGGAACATGGGACAGGGCACGGGGGGGCCAGAGATGGCTGGAGGGCACAGGATGGTTGGGGCAGGGCAAGGACCATGCAGTGCAGCatggggcaggggtggcacagcccACATGCAGTGTCGGAACAATGCAGTGCAGCGCAGTGCAGGGTCGGTGCAGTGTGGTGCAGGTGCAGAGCCACAAAGCCCTGGGTAGGGGTGGCCAGCCCTCCCGGCATGCCGGCACTCACGGCTCAGGAAGGCCTTGACATGGCTGATTAGCTCCCTCAGCTCCTTGTTGGAGCTCTCCACACGGGCCCTGGTCTGGTTCGCCTTGTCCAGGGCTGCCTGTGCTCGCAACCGGGCTTCGTCTGCCTTCCCCTTGGCCTCTGCCACCTGAGCACGGGCAGAGACCCTTGGTGCCAGCCCCAAGGGCTGCAGAGCGTGGCTGTGCCACCAGATCCCACCAGCGCCCATGTGCCACACACCTTGTGGGATAGCTGGGCCATGTCACTGGCAGCCTGACGCAGCTCCTCCTGGGCATGGCGTGCCCGGTCGAGAGCACTGTCAGCCTTGGACACGGCTCCACCACAGCTCAGACCACCGCAGCGTCGTCCCCCATCCTCATCCCGGCACCCGGCACCCCCACAAGGGCTCTCAGCACAGGGCACATCTCCCACCACACCGCAGACCTGCAAGGCAGCACGGGATCagggcagttctgggtgccattcccccagttccctccctACGTCCCACCTTCTCGTTGAGCGGGTGCAGGCTCAGCGCCTGTGCCCTTGCTGCCAGGTCCATCAGTGCCCGCCGGCTGGCTGCATTGTGGCGATTGAAGTCATCCCGCTGgctggccaggagctgctcagtgcGGTGGCGAGTGGCTGCCGAGATGCTGACAGGGCTGGGCACGGCACGGGTGGAGGCGTCCGCCTGGCGCTCGGCCTCCTGTGACTCCTTATAGGACTGGCGAATACTGTCATAGGCACCTGGCGGGGGCAGGGACACTGTCAGACCCCTGGCCATGGCCTGACCACCCTGGCCTGGCTCTGTGGTGTGACTCACCAAGGAAATTGGAGGTCTTGAGGGTGTGTAGCCGTTGTTCCAAGTCCTGCAGGCTGTGGTTGAGGGCGCGGGCGCCCCGGTCCACAGTGTTCAGCACATGGCTGGCATTGAAGTTAGCATCCTGAGCAGCCGTCAGCTCCCCTTCCACCCGTGTCAGCCTCTCAGTTGCCTCCTCGATCTGCCGCCTGCAAAGGAAGGGGGTGAAAAGCTGCCCCTACGGCCACCCTGGGAGCCGTGTCCTGTGCCAAGTGCTCACCGCAGCCCCTCCATGGTGTGTGTCAAGTGGGCAGCGGTAGCAGCCGTGGTGTTGCGGGTGGCCACCACATCACGTACAGTGGCCAGGTTCTCCTCCAGCTGACGGAAGGTGCCCTCGAAGGCGCCAGCAGCCCCGgtgtgctgcaggaggctggCCCGCTCTGCCAGCGCTCGGGTACGGGCGGCCAAATCCTGCACCACACGGTCCCAGTCCCCGAAGcaggggtggcagggctggcaggcagggaaggTGCCAGCAAAGCCTCGGGCACACTGGTCACAGCGGACTCCAGAGATGCCAGGCCGGCAGTCGCAGTGGCCACTGCTGCGGTGGCATTGGGCACTGGCTATGCCACGGGGGTCACAGtcacaggctgcagggaaagTAGTGTCAGGGCACCATTGGGTCCACTGTGGTCCCCCCACTGGCACCGGCTCTCACCTCGGCACTGCTGCCGTGGGTCACCCCAGTGGTGCTCCTGGCAGTCGGTGCAAGTCCGGCCACCAAAGCCTGGCCGGCAGGAGCACTGCCCTGTGAACTGACAGACATGGCATGGCCgaggctggcactgctgcagcacacccccagccccatcccatccccccagcccctgtccctgtcatgTCTCACCTGGTTGCAGGTGGGTGTCAGGGAGTGCTGGGGGTGGCAGGCGCAAGGCTGGCAGCCTTGCCCGCTGGCCAGGTTCCAGAAGTTGGGGCTGCAGCGGTCACAGCTCTGGCCCTCCACATGGGGCAAGCAGTGGCACTGCCCGCTGTGCCTGTCacagtggcactgctggggcccACAGGTGCTGGCATCAGTGCCCAGGGGGTTGCAGGAGCAACCTGGAACCAAGAGGCACTGAGCAGAGATAGAGATGAAGGAATGAAGACAAGGATGGGAATAAGattgggatggagatgggatggAAGTTCtgatggggacagagcaggagttGTATGATGATGGATGAGTGTGGAAGCAGGATGGAGACAGAGATTGGGCAAGGATGGGGTGGGGACTGGATGGAGGTGGAATGTGCACAGCATGAGGACCACTGgtagggatgggatggagatgggacCAGGGTCAGGATAGAACAGGAATAAGAACAGGATGAGGACGATGGATAGCAGGGGATTGGGATGGCAGTGGGGACGAGAATGGGCATGAGAATAGGATATAGATGGGATGAAATAAGTTGgacttggggacagggactgggcCACAGTGCTGGGCCTGGGCAGAGGAGACAACCCTGTtacagggcagggctgcagggactcCACAGCCCTGTGCACGAGCAGGGGCAGCCATTGGTGCACATTGTCCCCAGAGACGTGTCAGGCCCTGGAGGCAAGTCTGTCTTGGCATGGCAGTGGGTACTCACGCCTGCAGCTGTGTCTTGTGGCATCTCCATAGAAGCCGGGCTGGCACTCGGCGCAGTGGGGCCCGGCGGTGTTGTAGAGGCAGCGCAGGCACTGCCCTGTGCGCCGGTCGCACGCCTCTGGGTCCGTCACATCGATGTTATCGTGGCactggcagggcaggcagcgCCCGCCCTGCAGAGGGTCCCCATAGTACCCAGGGGCACACTCATCACAGCGGGAACCTGCTGACACAGAGCgctgggcagtgcctggggacagggcaccCCAGAAGGCACTGAGAGTGCCGTGGCAGGTACCCACCTGTGTACCCAGGGCTGCAGTGGCAGACGACCTGCTGGGAGCGGCTGTCTTGATAGCAGGAGGCAGCGAAGTGGCGGGGGGTGCTGGGCCCCTCAGGACAGGGGCAGGGCCGGCAGTGCTGCCCGGAGCCAAGCGCTGGGTTCCCAAAGTGTCCGGCTGCacacctgcaggcaggaggTCAGCAgaagccagggctgctggcagcaccctgCCCCAGTCTGGCCACGTACCCCACCTACCTCTGGCACCTTTCACCATCTGTGTGGTCACGGCAGCgcaggcagctgcctgtccGAGGGTCACAGTTCTCAGCGTGCCCATTGCACTGGCAGGGCCGGCAGACAGGGAAGCCCCAGTGGCCGGGCTGGCAGCGGTCACAACGTGGGCCATGGGTGCCTTCACGGCAGGGGCACTGCCCGGTGGTGCTATCGCAGATGGTGCTCACTGAACCCTCACGGCTGCACTGGCATGCTGGAAAGCACAGCACCCACAGTGTCTGCCCCCGAGCTGTAGAGAGCATCCCTTCCCcatgcccccagccctgggatgcCCAGGCTCCTTTCCCAGTGGCACTCACGTCGGCATCCACCAGGCCCAAAGCCAAAGGTTCCTGGAGAGCAGCGGTGACAGCGCCGTCCCATGACGTTGGGTTTGCActggcactgcccaccctgGGGCTGGCACTCGGCACTGAGCGAGCCCTGGGGATCGCAGAGGCAGGCTGTAGGCAGAGAGCAGGGTCAGCAtcagctgctgtgggacagggtGCAGGACAGGGTGTGCGGCTGTACTCACACAGCGCCCCGTCATGCAGGATGGCCGAGAGGCTGTGCAGGAGGCTGGAGCAAGGCTCAGCCACAGGCGAGGGCCCTGCAGCGTGGAAAGGCTGGGCACAGTGGTACCGCTCAAAGGTTTCCCGGCGCTCCATAGAGTTGGGGTCACCCGCAATGAACATCTCCAGTGAGGAGTAACGGGGCAGGagcaccagctgcagggcaAAGTCAGTGGGACGTCatgtccctctctccctgttcTTCCTATGGCTGCATTCCATGCCCCTGAAGGGTTGCtatcccccatcccactgcctgTCTGCCCCTCACCGAATCAATGAGCACACTGGCAGTGGAATCCtgatgagcagcagcacagcccagttcCAGGCGGAGTGTGTAGGAGACACCCTGCTCCAGACAGATGGGCTGGGACAGCACCACATACCTAGATGGGGGCAAAACAGAGTAAGGGCAGCCATGTGCCTCCAGTGAGCCCCAGCAAGCCCAGCCCTACTGAGGTGTTTACCTGGCACCGGAGGGGAGGCTGGTGGAGAGCTGGTCATCGGCAGGGATGGTGTTTCCACaagggctgctggcagagaCAGGGCTGGGGCGCAGCACCTTCAGCCCCACCTCCTGCCAGGCCTCTGGGTGCTAGCAGCCGAGAAGGGGCAGTGTTAAAAAGCCTCACCATCTGGAACTCCCCACCACTACCTCCCAGTCTGGCAATATATCACACTGCTGGCTTCACCATCTGGCGCTCACCTGGGGCTCATAGCGGATGACCACATCATACTCGGTGGAGAAAGGCACATCACTCACATGAAACTCCACCCAGCCGCCTTCCAGCATGCGGGCAAagcctgtccctgtccaggAAGCTGGATGGTCTCGGGGAGGCTCACGCTCCACCACTGAGCCCTGGTGCAAGCAGGTGTTGTGAGATGGGACCCTAAAAATCACCTTGGCCAGCAgacactgctctgccctgagtAGGGAGGAAGACCACTGCCTGCTGGTCTGGGTACCCTGCAAAGGGGCACCCACTGCACTACTCTGCCTGATGTcctccccagggacaccttcactCCTTACCTGATGCAGCCGTGCATCCTCCGCCTCATAGGTGTAATGGTCCAGGTTGATGCGGTAGAAACCGGCCTCCACCTGTTCACACTGTCGTCCTATCACATGGCTGCGGCACTGGCACTGCCCCGTCCCCATGGCACACCTGGTAGTCCAGCAGCACCATGAGCCCTGATGCCAGGAGGGGTGGCCCTTGCCCTCTGCATCCCCACAAAGACTCACAGGTTGTTGCGGGCACCTCCCACATCGCAGTCACAGGGCCGGCAGCCTGGGAGGTCATGGCTCAGACCCCAGTGCTCGGGCTGCAGAGGGTCACAGAGTGTTAAAGAGCAGCTGTCTGTGCACTATAGTCCTGAGCACTGTGCATGGGCCGTGGCACAGCCCCACTCACCAGGCACTGGTTGCAGCTGCGCCCGGTCACCAGCCGCTTGCAGAAGCACTCCCCACTGACAGGGTCACACCGGCTGCCATCAGCCACTGTGCCACGGGGGTCACACTGGCACCCTGCATGGAGAGCCAGCAGTTTCCAGCAATGCCAAACCACACGCCTGACCCCAATAGGTGCCACCCTGGTACCTACTCCGGCAGCCTTGCGGGTTGTCGGTGCTGAGGCCGAAGAAGCCGGGTTTGCAGCGGTCGCAGCGGGCACCAGCCACATGCTCCTTGCAGCGGCACTGCCCCGCAATCAGGCCCCTGGCTGGGTCATCAGCACTGTCACATAGCCCACCATCCAGAGAACCCTCAGGGTCACAGTCGCAGGCTGGGGAGACAGGCAGGGTGAGCACTGTGACCACCAAGGCACCACCCTGCACAGCCTGTCACACACTGACCTCGGCACACGGCGGGGTCCCGCAGGTCCTTGGTGGGGTCCTTGTAGTAGAAGGGCTTGCAGAGGTGACAGCGACGGCCCATGGTGTTGTGCTGGCAGTCATCACACACAGCTCCACTGGTGTTCCCCGTGGCCAGGAACACGGCCATGTCAAAGTGGCACCGCCGTGAGTGCTCGTTGCAGtcacagcctgcagggacagcaccatGGCATGGCATGTGGCACCACAGCCCGCATCTGGCAGGCAGCACCCCAAATGCCAAACCTCCCCTGCCTAGGCTCTCCTTGCTATGACATGCAGCACCACAatcccaaacctccccaaagTACAGCTCTGGCACCCCAGACACCCTCAGCCAGTCTGCATGATGCCAGTCACCACCAAACCACATCCCACTGtacagcaccccaaaacctctgcCACAGCATggcctggcagctctggcaccGGGATtgtgccaggagctggtgcCAGCAGGGGCACTCACGGCGACAGGCGTTGGTGCTGGAGCCCTCGGCTGGGCGCCAGGGCAGGTCTTGGTAGAAGTCCTCGCAGCGCTCACAGTTCAGCCCCTGCGTGTGGTGTTTGCAGACACAGCGCCCGTGCACCTACCAGGATGCCACGGTGAGGGGCTGCGGGACTAGGCGACACAGCtacccagctccagcagggcacACAGGCCTGGCTTGCCCTACCATGCCATCGGCGGTGGCAGGGGCCCCGCTGAGCGGAGCGCACTCAGAAGCGTGCCCGTAGCAGAAGCAGTTCCCGCGCATCACCAGCTCGTAGAGCGCGTAGTAGTACTTCTCCCGGATCTCCCGCCGTGAGTCCAGCAGGTTGTCCCCCAGCGTGTGCAGCTTGGTGAGGTTCACCCGCAGGTTGGTGACACGCAACAGGTCTAGGGTAGGGAGAGACCCCTGTTGGCACAGGGTGGCTGGGCACATCTATGCACAGCTCCCCTCTgccgggcacagctgggctgggctgtgcatgGCACAGGAGGCTGTGGGTGGTTCACAGGAGCTGGGCATGGCTCTGCTTTGCTGGGCACGGCTGGGATGGGCCATGCATGGCATGGGGCGTCCATGCAGGGCTGCACAATATCAGGCTGGACTGTTGTGCTTGTCTATATCACACAGTATTGGCCCGGGGCTGTGCATGGTTTGGCTCACAGGCACGTGGTTGCAtgtggccaggctgggctgtaCGTAGCTGTGGGGGTTCAGCTCCCACACACGTAGCTGTGCACAGTCTGGCTGTGCGTGGGCTCTgcattcccacagcagaggcaggCTGGGACCCCACCAGTGCAGAACAACACCCTTGGCACAGCACCTTAACATGTCTCAGGGCACACACCATTGGGGGCCATTCCCAGGAGATGGCTGTGCCTGGTTCACGCAGCCTGGGGGCCTTGGGAAGACAGGATGGCTTTCCCAGAACTGCAGtttcccagcagccctgccctgcagattcctcccctcctgctcccagtcTAAATTTAGCCTTGGGTGGGTGATTAACCCACTGTGTCCCGTGCCCAGCCTGACTCCCCATCTCGAACCACAGCTGGTGTTGGACTCAGCCGTGGCACAGCCATCCTCCTCCATTTAACCCAATGCAGCCTGACCTTCAGCTGCTCTCACAGGGCAGGGTGCAGAGGGGTCCAAGACCCCGCAGACTTGGGATCAGGTCCTGATCCCTGTGTAGggcccagagcagggagagtGCAGCCAAAATAGCTATGCCCAAAATAGAGCAGCCAAGCAGGAGCCCAGATGGCTGGCAACTCACTTTGGATGGAAGGGCTGTAGGGGTCCCGGATGGGGATGGCAGGGTCCAGCACCCGGTAGATGACCTGGAAGGAACAGCAAGGTGATGAGAGCAGTGCAGGGGATCCCCTGACTCTCCTGGGACACTACTAGGGTCTCACCTCCCCCTCAGTGGAGGGCTCGATGTCAGAGTAGCGGGACTCGCAGACGACATCATCAATGCGGCGTGGGGGCCCATGGGGGATGTGGGGAAAAGAAGCAGCGCAGTCGTAGGCGAAGTAGTGATACACCTTCCAGGTCTGCCCAAAGTCAGCTGAGCGCTCCACCAGCATGGCCGCGGGGCGGAAGGTCTGCGAGACACCCAGGTGGGACAGGAGCTAGCCCCACAGTCCCTGAGGGCGTGTTCCAtccagtcctgtcccagcctggaTACCCACACACTGCGACCCACCTTGAAGGTCATGATGAGATGGGTGAAGTGGAACTCAGCCTCCAGGTCCAGCTGGATGCTGACGTGCTCCACACCTAGGGGTGACAAGTGTGACAAGTGGAAGCACCCACTCACAGGTCCCAGGGGTTCGTCCCCCCCACCCGGCAGTGGTCCAGGGGAGCGGCCGTGGCCACAGGCTGAGTCACACTTCCTCAGtgtgggaggaagggaaggagagccCCCCGGGACAGGACAGGATGCTCCACCATCCCCACCCATTACTCACCGTTCTCTGACTGCCACCAGGCTTTCTTGGGGCGAGGGGCAAAGCTGGTGACCACATTCTCGATGCGGTGGCTGTTGGTGTTGGTGCGGGCATCGTAGGGCCGCCGCGAGTCGCAGATGAAGcactttttctcctcctgcGAGTTGGCAGGCTCAATGACGTATGTCCCCAACCCTGTCCCGTGCCCCTCATCCTCGTCTGGCCCTCCCAGGCCCCGTCCCACTCACCTGGAGGTGGCTGACGATGCAGTAGGGCTGGGGCCGGCGCAGCCCGCAGGTGGAGGTGGCACTTAGGCGGGCTGCTCGCCCCACCAGCAAGTCCCCGGTGGCCGGGTAGCAGCTACCGCGGGCACAGCCCTGCGGGGAGTCGGGGGCCAgggccacccccagccctgcggAGCGGCGGGCGGCTGAGGGcgctgcggggcggggggggggccggggccgggttTCCCCCCGCCGCGCTCGGGGCCCCTTCCGCGGCCGCCCGGAAACGggacggcggggccgggccggacCCTGGCGCCCACCGGCCCCGCTGCGGCGCGGGGCACGGACTCACCGgccagcagcggcagcagcaggaggacgGCGGGGCTCCGCTTCGCCGGGCTCCGCATCGCGGGGCGCGACGGGACGGAAAGGGGCGCAAAGGGCGCGCAAAGGGGGCGCTCGGCAGGTGCCTGCCGGTCCCGTCCCGTCCTGTCCTGACTCACCGGTTCCCCTTCTCGTTCCCGTTCCCAGTACCTTCCCGGTCCCCTTCCCGGTCCCTCCCGGCCCCTCCGAAGTGGCGGCAGGCGCAGCGCTCGGGGCTGCGCGGAAAGCGCGGGGCGGATCCCGGCTGGAGCGGGGGAGCGGGCCGGCCGAGAGAGGCgggaggaggcaggagcaggctaGGCAGAAGGCATCGGACACGGGCACACACAGTTTAGGGCTTTATTTGCAGGCGCGCCCGCACTAAAGGCACCTGAAGAGTGGACGGGACTCCCGGGCTCGAGGACCTgcggggcggcggggcaggACCGGCGCCCGGTCCCGCCAGTGGTC
This region of Vidua chalybeata isolate OUT-0048 chromosome 12, bVidCha1 merged haplotype, whole genome shotgun sequence genomic DNA includes:
- the LAMB2 gene encoding laminin subunit beta-2; its protein translation is MRSPAKRSPAVLLLLPLLAGLGVALAPDSPQGCARGSCYPATGDLLVGRAARLSATSTCGLRRPQPYCIVSHLQEEKKCFICDSRRPYDARTNTNSHRIENVVTSFAPRPKKAWWQSENGVEHVSIQLDLEAEFHFTHLIMTFKTFRPAAMLVERSADFGQTWKVYHYFAYDCAASFPHIPHGPPRRIDDVVCESRYSDIEPSTEGEVIYRVLDPAIPIRDPYSPSIQNLLRVTNLRVNLTKLHTLGDNLLDSRREIREKYYYALYELVMRGNCFCYGHASECAPLSGAPATADGMVHGRCVCKHHTQGLNCERCEDFYQDLPWRPAEGSSTNACRRCDCNEHSRRCHFDMAVFLATGNTSGAVCDDCQHNTMGRRCHLCKPFYYKDPTKDLRDPAVCRACDCDPEGSLDGGLCDSADDPARGLIAGQCRCKEHVAGARCDRCKPGFFGLSTDNPQGCRRCQCDPRGTVADGSRCDPVSGECFCKRLVTGRSCNQCLPEHWGLSHDLPGCRPCDCDVGGARNNLCAMGTGQCQCRSHVIGRQCEQVEAGFYRINLDHYTYEAEDARLHQGSVVEREPPRDHPASWTGTGFARMLEGGWVEFHVSDVPFSTEYDVVIRYEPQHPEAWQEVGLKVLRPSPVSASSPCGNTIPADDQLSTSLPSGARYVVLSQPICLEQGVSYTLRLELGCAAAHQDSTASVLIDSLVLLPRYSSLEMFIAGDPNSMERRETFERYHCAQPFHAAGPSPVAEPCSSLLHSLSAILHDGALSCLCDPQGSLSAECQPQGGQCQCKPNVMGRRCHRCSPGTFGFGPGGCRPCQCSREGSVSTICDSTTGQCPCREGTHGPRCDRCQPGHWGFPVCRPCQCNGHAENCDPRTGSCLRCRDHTDGERCQRCAAGHFGNPALGSGQHCRPCPCPEGPSTPRHFAASCYQDSRSQQVVCHCSPGYTGSRCDECAPGYYGDPLQGGRCLPCQCHDNIDVTDPEACDRRTGQCLRCLYNTAGPHCAECQPGFYGDATRHSCRRCSCNPLGTDASTCGPQQCHCDRHSGQCHCLPHVEGQSCDRCSPNFWNLASGQGCQPCACHPQHSLTPTCNQFTGQCSCRPGFGGRTCTDCQEHHWGDPRQQCRACDCDPRGIASAQCHRSSGHCDCRPGISGVRCDQCARGFAGTFPACQPCHPCFGDWDRVVQDLAARTRALAERASLLQHTGAAGAFEGTFRQLEENLATVRDVVATRNTTAATAAHLTHTMEGLRRQIEEATERLTRVEGELTAAQDANFNASHVLNTVDRGARALNHSLQDLEQRLHTLKTSNFLGAYDSIRQSYKESQEAERQADASTRAVPSPVSISAATRHRTEQLLASQRDDFNRHNAASRRALMDLAARAQALSLHPLNEKVCGVVGDVPCAESPCGGAGCRDEDGGRRCGGLSCGGAVSKADSALDRARHAQEELRQAASDMAQLSHKVAEAKGKADEARLRAQAALDKANQTRARVESSNKELRELISHVKAFLSQEGADPESIEVVASRVLELSLPAAPDQIHRLAEEIKTRVRSLASVDAILEQTASDVQQAGQLLQDAQRARSRAEGVRGTAEAVRQALEEARQAQGMAEQALQQAAGDIQHSESALSMMQTQTGSAEQQLAGAMEQIGLLDRQTDALKVKRANNSLAATRAQEAASTARDRAGEAKQVLEGPLRDRYRTAQELVEHRAQGVQQAGSRAQQLREEAAGLLQDAQGKLQRLRALEEEYERNERVLDAKAAQLGGLEARMREVLATINQQVQIYNTCQ